The following are encoded together in the Parabacteroides chongii genome:
- a CDS encoding fimbrillin family protein, translating into METPEEGKNVCTLSVNTLSLGENTKAVYEDIGTDKAANHLESIGVLVTRGSDPKEYYSSLVKKQIFTCNDNADKKIWTTVTPLNLDNVDGTVYAWAPSDMEGKLDGNSQAVPILCDPVILSDQSFAYGNEWETNQTDYLYGTAADKTAPVVNRLNSSVTLSMQHALAKISFRVMKAKGQAVTVEDYVKRIELTSDQSEFATSPDPATGVALRLTDGILTGTTPAKSLMLTAAMGKQGQLAEWSETEEGVQDFAQITFPQVYGLVAPADCSPTPEVAGSVFSLWPLVRYQAGSGGIGVKITLGPAGALDTDKDHTYQTANNTTVAANWEQGKHYVYTMTVTDRGIEFSQVQVIGWDDTPPTVNVPVE; encoded by the coding sequence GTGGAAACTCCTGAAGAAGGGAAAAATGTCTGCACATTATCTGTCAACACCTTATCTCTTGGGGAGAATACAAAGGCTGTATATGAGGATATCGGAACGGATAAGGCGGCAAACCATTTGGAATCTATCGGGGTGTTGGTGACCCGAGGAAGCGATCCTAAAGAATACTATTCTTCCCTTGTCAAAAAGCAGATATTTACCTGTAATGATAATGCGGATAAAAAGATATGGACCACGGTTACCCCATTGAATTTGGATAATGTAGACGGAACGGTCTACGCCTGGGCTCCGTCTGATATGGAAGGTAAGCTGGATGGCAACAGTCAAGCTGTTCCGATCCTTTGCGATCCTGTCATATTATCGGATCAGTCTTTTGCTTATGGCAATGAATGGGAAACAAACCAGACGGATTATCTCTATGGAACGGCTGCGGATAAAACCGCTCCGGTCGTGAATCGTCTGAATTCGTCTGTGACACTTTCCATGCAACATGCCTTGGCCAAAATAAGTTTCCGGGTGATGAAAGCAAAAGGGCAGGCTGTGACGGTGGAGGATTATGTGAAGAGGATTGAACTGACAAGTGATCAATCCGAATTTGCAACGTCTCCGGACCCGGCAACGGGAGTGGCGTTACGCCTGACAGATGGAATATTGACGGGGACGACACCAGCGAAAAGCCTTATGCTGACAGCTGCAATGGGCAAACAGGGGCAACTTGCCGAATGGTCTGAAACGGAAGAGGGAGTACAGGATTTTGCACAAATTACTTTTCCTCAGGTATATGGACTGGTGGCTCCTGCCGACTGTTCCCCTACTCCTGAAGTTGCCGGATCGGTCTTTAGTCTTTGGCCATTAGTGAGATACCAGGCTGGAAGTGGTGGGATAGGTGTGAAAATAACGTTGGGACCTGCCGGAGCCCTTGATACCGATAAAGATCATACCTATCAGACAGCTAACAATACAACCGTCGCAGCCAACTGGGAACAAGGCAAACATTATGTTTATACCATGACGGTGACGGATCGCGGTATCGAATTTAGCCAGGTGCAGGTGATTGGTTGGGATGATACTCCACCGACAGTCAATGTGCCTGTGGAGTAA
- a CDS encoding fimbrillin family protein has translation MKQLVSLAAMAVLLVPAGCTQHEIFVDGYEEGEATVLGISTGVQTTETKSVVGGDMITYTKADYVSDALGLGVVILNEAGSAAYSGNIADDHVWFMGDEKGENWKSISEKGADFASATTAPYTLSDAVGTVYAYYPKTDAVTGSSANALTIPAPLQKTGTITIDNDVTNADLRFDGSSWATNSSTNKKKIISAPTETDYLYADNKTRTVSNGRGDGSPQRSINLTMAHALTMISFRLYNDGTLPGAGNLTQIEIKNADAKTLIKTTDGATMKLADGTIAGLTNNTSDKLTRTINGYTIPKEIKQGEVESATTYIVNGAQVTGPKVARKVSVLTYPIARISDKEIEVVFTIDGTTYTVSLPVTDVWAWQAGTNYVYTVCASQRKLEVTSVSVAEWSEEPAGNIEL, from the coding sequence ATGAAACAATTAGTGTCTTTGGCAGCAATGGCTGTTTTGTTGGTGCCGGCAGGTTGCACGCAGCATGAAATATTTGTCGATGGGTATGAAGAGGGTGAAGCGACCGTGCTTGGTATATCGACCGGTGTACAGACAACGGAAACGAAATCGGTGGTCGGTGGGGATATGATCACGTACACTAAGGCTGATTATGTGTCGGATGCTTTGGGGCTGGGAGTTGTCATATTGAATGAGGCAGGTTCGGCTGCTTATTCCGGCAATATAGCAGATGATCATGTTTGGTTTATGGGGGATGAGAAAGGAGAAAACTGGAAGTCTATTTCTGAGAAAGGGGCTGATTTTGCATCAGCGACGACAGCTCCCTATACGCTGAGTGATGCAGTGGGGACAGTGTATGCCTATTATCCGAAAACGGATGCTGTCACAGGATCGAGTGCAAATGCATTGACAATTCCGGCTCCGCTTCAGAAGACGGGAACGATCACGATAGATAATGATGTGACGAATGCCGATCTTCGGTTTGACGGTTCTTCCTGGGCTACGAATTCTTCAACTAATAAAAAGAAGATCATTTCAGCTCCAACGGAAACGGATTATCTGTATGCCGACAATAAAACTCGTACCGTCAGTAACGGCAGAGGAGATGGCAGTCCGCAACGTTCTATCAACCTGACAATGGCACACGCGCTGACGATGATCTCTTTCCGTCTATACAATGACGGCACACTGCCGGGAGCTGGTAATCTGACGCAGATCGAGATAAAGAATGCGGATGCTAAAACGCTGATCAAGACAACTGACGGGGCAACCATGAAGCTGGCAGACGGAACGATAGCGGGGTTGACGAATAATACTTCAGATAAGCTGACCCGTACGATCAACGGATATACAATACCGAAAGAGATCAAACAAGGCGAGGTGGAAAGTGCTACGACTTACATTGTAAATGGAGCTCAGGTAACCGGTCCGAAAGTAGCCCGTAAGGTCAGCGTTCTGACTTATCCCATTGCCAGGATTTCGGATAAGGAAATAGAAGTGGTCTTTACGATCGATGGTACGACCTATACTGTCTCTTTGCCGGTCACGGACGTTTGGGCATGGCAGGCAGGAACAAACTATGTGTATACGGTCTGTGCTTCGCAGCGTAAATTGGAAGTGACGAGTGTGAGCGTTGCTGAATGGAGTGAAGAACCGGCTGGTAATATCGAGTTATGA